The following DNA comes from Castanea sativa cultivar Marrone di Chiusa Pesio chromosome 10, ASM4071231v1.
CCTTTCAATGACTACACAAGCCCAGACCAGGCCATTTTGTGCAAAGATAGTAGCCAAAGCATGTATTGTCAAATGCTAGCAGGTCTAATCCACCGCCACCAAGTCCTAAGGCTAGGAGCTGTGTTTGCCTCAGCTTTCCTCAGAGCCATAACATTCCTTGAACGCAACTGGGTTCGTTTGTGCAATGATATCCGCACTGGCCAACTAGACCCCATGATCACAGACCTTGAATGCCTTTCATGTATGTCTACCTTGCTTTCATCACCAAACCCATGTCTTGCTAATGAGATTGAGGACATATGTAGCCGTGTACCATGGAAGGGAATTTTGTGCCAACTTTGGCCAAGAGCTAAGTACATTGAGGCTGTGGTCACTGGCTCTATGGCACAATATATACCTGCCTTAGAGTATTATAGTGACGGGAAATTGCCATTGGTGTCTCCCATGTATGCCTCATCAGAATGTTTCTTTGGGGTCAACTTGAAACCCTTATGTGACCCTTCTGATGCAGCATTTACCCTCATGCCCAATATgggttattttgaatttattccCTTGGGAGAGAATGGGACAATCTTGATGAACGTAGGTGAAGAAGATGAAGTACCCAATGATAAGCTTGTTGACCTGGTACAGGTTAGGCTTGGCTGTTATTATGAATTGGTGGTCACTACCTTTGCTGGTGAGTCTTTACTTGCAAATGcatttgatttttcaaataaaaattgtatatcTTATTCTATGTGTTATACTTTGTGTACTACTAACTATATTGTAATAggtatcttcttcttcttcttcttcttcttcttttattattattattattatttttttataattatcttataaggaaaaaaatggaCGTGTAATTGATTGATGGGGCATAAGGGTAGAAGAATGGGACAAATGccttttattcttatttttcttactttcatTTTAAggttgaaaaatattttttaagtttgttaCCCTTGAAATGAAAGTCCTTTTCAATACAataacaaagagagaaaaaaaaaaaaaaacagattctTAACCAAAACTTTCTCATACCAATTATGCTATGTATGCACTAATATATACATTAGTGGAGACCACTAGTGTCGTATTGTCATTAATGCTAAGCTTTTTGTACATGTCTTATTAGGACTCTATCGTTATCGTATTGGTGACGTGCTACAAGTGAGCGGCTTTCACAATCGAGCCCCACAATTTCGATTCATATGTAGGAGAAATGTCCTTCTCAGCATCGACAATGACAAAACCAACGAAGAGGATTTGCATAAGAGCATAACCGTGGCCAAGAAATTGCTAGAACCTTACAGTGCTCTACTCGTGGAGTACACTAGCTATGCAGATGCATCAACTATGCCTGGACATTATGTATTGTATTGGGAAATTCGATTTCATGGATCATCAAAGGCAGATCACTTGGCCAATATTGCACTCGATGACAAGGTGCTACAAGAATGTTGCATTGCTGTGGAAGAAGAGCTCGATTACATATACAGAAGATGTCGTACGTTTGATAAGTCTATAGGGCCCCTTGAGATTCGAGTGGTGGAGCTAGGTACGTTTGAGGAGTTGATGGACTTGTTCATCAATCAAGGGGCTTCGATCAACCAATATAAAACACCAAGGTGCATCAAGTCTATAGCGGCTCTTGAGTTGCTTAATTCTCACGTGAAAGCTTCTTTTTTTAGTCCTAGGGATCCAAAGTGGGGGGTTTAATTCGAGTGATTTGCCATAGAAGAATCACGACTTTGTTGGCTAATAATTTTcccttatttctttttagtcCTCCTAATTGTATTTTGAAGTTTAAAGGGGGTGCATCATAAAATTGTTGGTGTCACTACCTTTGCATGTAGAACGATTTAATATGCgttcttttttaatgaataatatGCGTTTTTGGAGAACTTGTATTAGTTTATCTTTTCATATTTAAGAgacgggaaaaaaaaaaaaaacacaagaatGTTTGGATATTGGTGTTTTATTGGTAAATATAAAAATGGTTAGAAAGTAACGACTAATATGAGTTTCTTATTTAGGCGTGATCATTGTAACTCTTAATTTGCTTCTAAACTAAGATTCCACGCCACAACGTTAAGTGAATAATTTGCAACAGAGTAAAGAAAACCTTAAGATATTTGTGTGATTGCATAGTATAATAGATGAACCATATTCACATGGACCGAAGGGGGAAATGATAGAGTTTGGTGTGGATAAATGCCGCAGCTAAAAGCTGACTGTTGCATGCATGTGTCGAGCAATGGAGTTGAAGTTGCCAGCTGTTCTGCAACATGGGAAACAGGATAACCTGCTGTGTCATTACTCAACATGTCTCATAGTCTGACAAGACAAAGCAAAAGAACCCCCAAAAATGGGTGCACATTTCCCTCGTTCTGTTTTTCTCACCACAtggttttggatctaaatggaGTCcattaatatgtatatattccTGAAAAACATTTACCCCATGTAGGTTTGGAGTTATCATCTTATAATTCAATAGGCCATAATTgaagatattatttatttgtaattttaattatatgataatttaaaaaagaaaaagtaatgtgacttatttaaataataaagggAAATGATAATGGGCACGGTGTCTATTAAAGGTAATTTATTGTGGGgtctatttaataaaaaaattgatataaattgataaaataactGAAAATAGTAATGAAATGATAGGTGAAACTTAAAAAGTTGGTTTTATTAACTTTACACactataaaattgataaaaaatttgacaaaaagttAACTTTATTGACATTAAAGTTGTTTATTAACAGACACTTTGTAGTGCCTGTTGACACTACCCAATAATATACATTGATGGTCTTGTGTCTTAGTAAGTTAGAAGATATATAGTTCCAAACAAGAAAGTCAATCTCATACTGGAGGCTATACCGATTTGACCAGTGAAAtgatatatttcggtaccggtcaataccggtgtactgTCTTGGATTTaccgttattttatatatatatatgtgtgtgtgtgtgtattataataaatataaaagcttaccataaaacattacctcaattcaaaacaaattattcatgattttagactttaccatcaattaaaaagaaaaaaaaaacacaatataaaaaatagaaagcttaattgtttatttcatactaagaaaacaaataatattaataagttaatgtaagtaagttaccattatgttcttacaaaaattcaaaaattaaaaactaaaaaaaaaaagaaattttttttctgtaccggccggtatttaaaccggtacgaaaTGTTGGCATTTCGATACCGGTATATGTACCGGTACGATATATATTGGCCGGTACGGCTGGTACTGGTATGGTATTGACTACCTTAGTTCCAAACTAATTTAACGCGAAACATAATTAGTCATTACcctttaatcttttttaatggAAAGAAATTAGCTGTAATATTGAACTAAACATAAGATTTTTTACTACTAGTTATGTTATTGGAAAAAAtgtagtgtgaaatagaaattaGAATTAGGTGCACAATTTTGCATGCCTCAATACGaactagtttagagaaaattcttcaaatttttatatctttttattggatgtgaattttgaaaatttaactattagattgcatgttctttatgtttttaatatgcaTGTTAAACTTCGTtcaaatcggatgttatttactatttaattaacaaacttatttttatgcCTAATTTTAgaacacaaaaatttgaaatttaaatatttgattgatgacatagctattaatttttgatctttttgaaattttgccagcatggaggatataataaaaaaaaaatgcaatccaattgaaaatttttaaaattcacatctaataaaaagatataaatgaagtttgaaaagtttttatttaaactaatttggagagaaTTTTTCCTCTTAGTACCATAAAAGCCATAACTTTTCAGcccttataaataaataaaaaagaaaaagctatgACTTTCAGGccaagagacaaaaaaaaaataaaataaaaggacatGCCTTCATCTCACATCATAAGACGCACCATATGACTTATAATTGTCACATTAGTAAAGGTAACATAGTGAGAAAGCATCTCATCACTAAAAATTACATCAGTCTTCTTTTTTGGCACAATAAGAGCATAGGCATGAGCTCAAAGTCTGAATAGGGTTGACAAACTCCTAATACTAACGAGATATTGGAAGATGATCACATATGGGAAAAGGTGGATGGGAAAAATAGTTACCTTTCAATGTCCtcgaaattattttttctatttaaaatagATGTATTTTAAATtcccctttttccttttttaataattgaattatgcatatatacattttaaaaaattatgttttaaattaattattataatttatccTGGTGATTTTCAAATTCTTATAAGATATAAGATCCTATgttcaaaactttcaaaaaattgatCCTTATAATTACTTGGTATATGCGAGACAAAGAAACTTCATATgtaggagaaagaaaaaaatgattatgaTCATCGAAAAACTTTTGAGTCTAGATATCCTCAAAAGTGGGggaaaaaatattatactttcaaaattatatatatatatataataacacatcatttaaaattgaGAGCATCTTGCTTCACACGGCATGAGTCTTTTTCCATAGCCATGAGTGAAAGCACTAACTTGAGTTGATGTTATTAGCAAGAAATGCAAAGGTAGAGTTATATCGAATATGCCTCAAGTATATGAGTATGATTACCTTTTCGCATATCGAATAATAACAGCACTTTACCGAAAGACTTTGGTTGCATCTTATCGCCTTAACCATTTCATAGAGACAGCGTTATTATAATATTGAATACTGCAAACACGTGAACATTGACTGCGTAATTAGCTTGCATCATGACCAATATGGTTGGTACATAGTACATGCTGTAGCAATATTTTATGTACGTGCACCAGATTTTCAACAGGATGTCAACTTCTTGATCTTGTATTTGATGCTATATTATATGATATTTCTGAATTATATGCCACTTTCTTTGAGACAGTCCAATCAGCAATGGCCACAGTGTAAACATAGGTTTGAATTATTGTTAGTTTTCACAAGCTTTGAAATCTTGAAATATGCCCCACCACCTGTTTTGAAATTTGTGCAGTCATGCACCTAATCATAAGGTGTGGTTGTTATCGCCCCCGGCACCATGTTCAAGCGTGCCCCAGCATGCGCATGCAATTCCCTCCTTGTAAAAATGGCCGATATTTTGTGTGAGCTCGAAAAGACAGTTCCCTTGATGATATAGAAACAATGTCTTATTATAAAGGCTTTGTGTCGATGCTCTGTCCATTTACCCCGAATGAGGAAGAAGAACTTAAAAAAAGGATTCTCAAAGCTTCATATTTACAAGGTAGTTATTAGTAACATTTTGGTTGAGCAAATAGTTAATTATTTGTCAAGAATTTTGTACTTCaagagattttttgtttttgtttttttttaatgttttcaatagatacatttaagattcaaatcttccaattttcaattatcaaattattaaattatcacTAATTTGAAATAGTCAAGAAATACATTTAGTTGATTTTAGGTATAGGAAAAAAtgcaataatatattttaaaagttaaggaAAATCCTATGAACTTactaaaatattagtttttggTTGTAAAGAATTGACTTTTGTTAGAATCTGGACAATCAGGTTATCCATTAGTGGACCTTTGGCTAGCCACATTTAATGGGATTAACCCTTATGTAATATAAGTTACATACTTACATTTAAGTGAATTACAAAGGGTGCAATCTCCTTCATTTGTGAAACTCATGAAAAATAGTATATCTTCTCCTCTCAACTATTCTCTctagtttttgggttttgtccTATGGTTCTTAGACTATAGATATTTTGTGACTTGCTCTATAGTAGCAAGCACCACCACGAGCAACAACCGTTTAGGTTATTGCGGCATGACTTACAACGTGGAAAAACCAAGTATAtgattctcaatttttttacaaatctcTTACCCAATgcattcaaatttattaaaagaattgCATTTAgcacacaaatttttttcttttatggaaTAAGATCAATTCTTGaatgttttcaaattaaatataatgaTTACTTTCTTAAAGTTGCGATGAATTTGCATTTAAGTCTTGATTGTTAGAAACTCATGAGTAGAACTCAAAAACTGGCTTGCAAGGGGAGGGTGTCCAAGAACTTATAAACACATAGTTAAACTTACACTTAATCAATATTGGACATTAAGATCATAACATACTACTACACTCTACAGACGACGTTCACGACAGCTCACTCTAGCAACACTGACCTGTAGGTagtcctttctttttttgatggcTCTACTCAActattagtaattttaatttagcCTCTAGGTCACCCATTTTGGGATTCGATCACAAAACCGCAACTTATTTGATCTCATATTTAATGAGCTATGCTCGATTAATCGGGGTGGTGGTTGACTCTAGTACCAAATGTTAGAAACTCATTGGTAGAACTCACTATTAAAAACCGGCTTGTAAGGGGAAGATGCACAAGCGCTTATAAACAAATGGTTAAGCTTACACTTAATCAGTGTGAGACATTAGGATCATAGCATTGATCAATTATCTTTGATTGTATCTAGATGATTAGATAATCACTAATTTGAAATAGTGAAGCGATACATTTAGTTGATTTTAGGTATAGGAAAAGACACaataatacattttaaaaattaaggaaaGTCCAATGAACTTactaaaatattgattttgtgGTAGTAAAGAATTGAATTTTGTCGGAATTTTTCACAATTAGGTCACCCATTTAATGGGGTTAACTCGCATCTAATATAAGTTATATCTAAGTGGGTTACGAAAGGATGTAACCTCCTTCACTTGTGAAACTCATGAAAAATAGAGTATCTCTTACTCTCCACTATTCTCTCTAGTTTTTGGGTTTGTCCAATGATTATTAGGCTGTTAATATTTTGTAACTTGCTCTAGTAGCAAGCACTACCATGAGCTGATGAGCAATAACCGTTCAAGTTATGGCAGCTTGACTTACAATGTGGAAAAACCGAATATATGATCCTCTATTTTCTTACAAATCTCTAGCCCAGTGCTTTCAAATTTACGAAAAGAATTGTATCTAGTGCACACGTTGCTTTTATGGAATCtgagaaatataatttatagatagtctTACCTCAATTCTGTTGAAAAGATCGGTTCCCGAATGCTTTCAAACTAATTATAATAATGACTAATTTCTCAAAGTTGCAATGAACTTGTGTTTGAGTCCTGATTAATTGTCTTTCAATGTATCTAGATTGTGAGCAATATAGCATATCAAGTAGCATGCTTACAAAAATCAAATGTGGAGAAAGTAAAATCTGCAAAGACAGGCTGAATATCTTTCATTACTATAGCTCTATGAAGAGGATGGATTCGAATCTTGTTCTCTTCTGTGTGGTCCGGGTCCCCCCTCTTTAAGCCCTCTCTTCCCCCACCACACAGATTGCAATGTACTTTAGCATCCACTTCTCAAAAGTTCAATGGGCCATAGAGAAAGCAAAAGCAGAAAGCAGAAAGCTATTAAATAACAGCTCAAATAGCAAATGCATGCTCTACATGATGGGTACATTATCACTAATAAATCATCAAATGGACCTTGAtgtcatatcatttttttacatatatattttgttctcTAAAGTTGAAATTTCATCATAAGTACCATGTAATATTCTGAAAGCATTATAACAAAGGTGGATTAGTTGCAAGGAGAATTGCATAGTAGGTAACCTATCGTTGTATTAGTCATCATTATATTAAAGCTAAACAAAATTAGATCAAATAAGAGAACACTCTAGGTCCCATTCTTTGAATCTAGCTATGTTTGGTCACAAAAAGGCATTGGAGAGCCAATTTCTCGATGAGAATTAAGAGCTTCAAAGTCTGTTGGCAAATGATGACAGCCTAAGTTTATGGAGAAGACAGGAATGTGGAGGGCGAGAGGCATGTAAAGTAGTCCCATTATttcattaggaaaaaaaaaagctaaaaagttTTTAGTGCTCTTTCTCTCAGTCACATACTTTGGagcaaagattttttttggataaggttgtttaattatttttttgggctaaCTATTTTGGATAAGGTTGCTGACCACGCGGTATCATCAGATTAATCGAAACGGCAACGCCTTGTCGAGGGCCTTTTGCAAAGTGTGGCAGTACTATTAGCAGCTGGGCTTTTGGCATCATGCAAATGGGTTTTAGTTTTCTTTATTACCCATcagaataatataaattttgggCTTGGGTTGGTTTTGCACCTTTGGATATATTCAGATCCCAAAGATAGTTGAGCAGGGTCACTCGCCCAAGTTCAGTTAGCTAACATTATAATCCAGCATTATATTGTTAACATTAACAAGCAAACATTATACATTTTCTTCGgttattagcaaaaaaaaaaaaaaaaaaaaaacattatactatatttttttaatttttgcacctCAAAATTTGGGCCGATTATCTATTTTGTTCTTgaatatttgtttttgataattataatcttaattttagaatttggttCAATAAAAAGCTTCCACTAGCCTTTTTCTCAACTTTGGTTGAAATTGTGAACATGTTATTATTAggcacataattttttttttgaggagatATTAGgcacataactttttttttgaggaaaaattaGGCACATAACTTAATTGcgttttgagaagaaaaagaaccttttgttagatttttttttgggacatttTCTTATAGTTTTATATAGAAAAGTTACTTAACATTAAAATGAACGCCTTTAAGTGTAaaacaattctctctctctctctctctcgctctctctaaTTCCATGTGCAGCAGTAATTATCCTAGTAGTACATACAGATTTTTAGGATCAAAAGGAGCAGGTAGATAACAAGCAATGAGGCAACTTCGACATGGCATATTGGCATATATATTCCCATGTACGTACGTGTTTTGACGGATCATTTAAAGGATTTTGACAGAAATTTAATGCAGTTGAAATTCAAACACATATACACCTAATTTTGACATTCAtctttgaattattttacaaaatacaaTCATTAACCACTCCATAAATAGACGTAACAAATTAGCAACCATGTTTGACTTCACTGtaccaaaatataaatattattcacACACGCAAGCTTCCTAGCTAAGCTAGCTAGTTATTCATACAAATAAAAGTCTCCAAAAAATTAAGCTTTCTTGAGAAAGCTCATTGCAATGTTACCACCTCCACCATGAGGATAAAACCCCCCTGGTACGTGTTCATTTCCAGTTCCATACACTATCCTTAAGATCTCAGGTGGTGTCCTTGCATATGAAATAGACTCTGTATTAGCTGAGAGTATGTTGCTGTCCGTACGATTCTCTGCACCAAGGTATAGAGGTACTATAATGCCTTCATCTTTGATACCACACATGGCCAAATTGTTCCTAAGACGAGAGATATAGTCTGTGAACTGTGCCACAGTTATGTCATATGGCAACACCTTTTCTTCGGCTCTCTCATAGAGTAATGTTCGTATCACTGCATCTTGTCCAGCCTCCACGCCCAAAAGCGATGCAACCaactacaaaaaataatatagaagaaaataaaatatatgaagaaaGAAAGTGTGCAAGCAATAAAATTAACATGATTTAGTTTGACAACCTAGATCCATGATGGAAAATCCCAAATAGCTACATATTTTGTTATGAGTTGTGGGTTAAGAAGAATCTAATACGTGCCCAAATTTAACACCACAATAATCCATGGAAATACAAAACTAAGGTGTAGTTCATGGTATGTTACTTAGTGCCAGCTTTAGAGCTACACCTAAGGCTCACTATaccctaaaaaattataaaaggttCCGATGGTCTGATATTGGAAGAAGAAGGTTTCACAATTGTACAAAAAGTAAGTCGTAggatgataattattttttttttttttttaagtgggtttTGCATTCTTTTTCTTACCTCTAGAAAGGCCCTCAAAATATTGGGCAAATAGAAATCCTACTCAACTGCAAATTCTAATTTGATtcaccaaaagaaaattgatacGAGTGTGTTGATTAAGTGAATTAACTATTATGAATTGTAAAATGGATGCTAATAAATcttgaataaaaaaacttaattagtaattttacatttaaaaaagtaagaaaatttaaaagaaaaataaaattaaaacatagaaagttaaataaatattattaattgatatttaattattgaaaaattttattttaaaagtatcGCATTATGAATCAAATTGTATAAAGGTGACATTGATTCAACTAAATCATGATCTAGTTATTTATGAGAATATCCTAATATATGTAAATATTCTAACAATATTTAAGTACCTATAGttgatatatatgtatatatatttttgaagaaaatggaTCCATGGAGGGAGTGATGAGATTCTTACACTTAGAGAGCTTTTTTTGGA
Coding sequences within:
- the LOC142612860 gene encoding putative indole-3-acetic acid-amido synthetase GH3.9, whose amino-acid sequence is MDGKKLEYKGEEALKEIERLTERADEVQKSILTEILTRNCETEYLFKYMEGSKNILEFKRIVPVITYKGIRPYIQRIVNGEDSSLITGHPITEMLSSSGTSAGEPKLMPSIAEDLDRRTFLYNLIMPIMNRYVPGLDEGKAMYLYFIKAEMSTPCGLPARPVLTSYYKSKHFKCRAKDPFNDYTSPDQAILCKDSSQSMYCQMLAGLIHRHQVLRLGAVFASAFLRAITFLERNWVRLCNDIRTGQLDPMITDLECLSCMSTLLSSPNPCLANEIEDICSRVPWKGILCQLWPRAKYIEAVVTGSMAQYIPALEYYSDGKLPLVSPMYASSECFFGVNLKPLCDPSDAAFTLMPNMGYFEFIPLGENGTILMNVGEEDEVPNDKLVDLVQVRLGCYYELVVTTFAGLYRYRIGDVLQVSGFHNRAPQFRFICRRNVLLSIDNDKTNEEDLHKSITVAKKLLEPYSALLVEYTSYADASTMPGHYVLYWEIRFHGSSKADHLANIALDDKVLQECCIAVEEELDYIYRRCRTFDKSIGPLEIRVVELGTFEELMDLFINQGASINQYKTPRCIKSIAALELLNSHVKASFFSPRDPKWGV